From the Caldicellulosiruptoraceae bacterium PP1 genome, one window contains:
- a CDS encoding DUF4080 domain-containing protein: MILFVAINSSYVHTNLAVRYLYHICNENYNCRFVEYNINQDVKSVLYNILSYKPDIVAISTYIWNRNYVLKLAEGIKKVDKNIYIVLGGPEVYFDDISKLQYIDEIIRGEGEYRILEFLDNYQENNNMYNKKDYPLFDLSHLPFAYKDEILDINKIYYYESSRGCPFRCSYCLSSLDKSVRFAPIEKVFEELKFLFEKEVKLIKFVDRTFNIDIERSIKIIEFCKTHSKTTQVHFEISPDLLNDDIIKSLNNSKKGLFRLEIGLQSFNEQTLKEINRTYSLEKVDNNLKKLLQDTTCITHLDLIAGLPHEDYQSFKESFNKTYFYFPDEIQLGFLKVLKGTKIDSQVEKFNIKYWDTPPYEVISTKSISFNELYRLKQIEEFVDRLYNRRLLLYTIKAISKREKPSDFFEKITIAVDINKNNKVFISQLYNFIKSNNYFDNQIELKNIFRYDILRNLPEEYLPDELVFNETEKNEIKNRVYQIKDIENFEVNNIKQIQRKYRVGVFDFNIENYVKDDIIKFEKAFYVFLNDKIIKI; the protein is encoded by the coding sequence TTGATACTTTTTGTTGCAATAAATTCAAGCTATGTTCATACTAATCTTGCAGTAAGGTATTTATATCATATATGTAATGAAAATTATAATTGTAGATTTGTAGAGTACAACATAAACCAAGATGTTAAAAGTGTTCTTTATAATATCCTTTCATATAAGCCTGATATTGTTGCTATATCAACATATATATGGAATCGAAACTATGTATTAAAGTTAGCAGAAGGAATAAAAAAGGTTGATAAGAATATATATATTGTTTTAGGTGGTCCAGAGGTTTATTTTGATGATATTTCAAAATTACAATATATTGATGAAATTATAAGAGGTGAAGGAGAATATAGAATATTAGAATTTTTAGACAATTACCAAGAAAATAATAATATGTATAATAAAAAAGATTATCCATTATTTGATTTGTCACATTTACCTTTTGCATATAAAGATGAAATACTTGATATAAACAAAATATATTACTACGAAAGCAGTAGAGGTTGTCCTTTTAGATGTTCATATTGCCTTTCATCATTAGATAAAAGTGTTAGGTTTGCTCCAATTGAAAAGGTTTTTGAAGAACTTAAATTTCTATTTGAAAAAGAAGTAAAACTTATAAAATTTGTCGATAGAACTTTTAATATTGATATTGAAAGGAGCATAAAAATTATTGAATTTTGCAAAACTCATTCAAAAACAACACAAGTGCATTTTGAAATATCACCAGATTTACTTAATGATGATATTATAAAAAGCCTAAATAACTCAAAAAAAGGTCTTTTTAGGCTTGAAATAGGGCTTCAGAGTTTTAATGAACAAACATTAAAAGAGATAAATAGAACATATAGCCTTGAAAAAGTAGATAATAACCTTAAAAAATTATTACAAGATACAACATGTATTACTCATTTAGATTTAATTGCAGGATTACCACATGAAGATTATCAATCATTCAAAGAGTCATTTAATAAAACTTATTTTTATTTTCCTGATGAAATTCAGCTTGGATTTTTGAAGGTATTAAAAGGAACCAAAATAGATTCACAGGTAGAAAAGTTTAACATAAAATATTGGGATACCCCACCCTATGAGGTTATATCTACAAAGTCGATAAGTTTCAATGAACTTTATAGATTAAAGCAGATTGAAGAGTTTGTTGATAGATTATATAATAGAAGGCTTCTTTTATATACAATAAAAGCAATATCTAAAAGGGAAAAACCTTCTGATTTTTTTGAAAAGATAACAATTGCAGTTGATATAAATAAGAATAATAAAGTTTTTATTAGTCAGTTGTATAATTTTATAAAATCAAATAATTACTTTGATAACCAAATAGAACTAAAGAACATATTTCGATATGACATACTAAGAAATTTACCAGAAGAATATCTTCCAGATGAGCTTGTATTCAATGAAACCGAGAAAAATGAAATAAAAAATAGAGTATATCAAATAAAGGATATAGAAAATTTCGAAGTAAATAATATAAAACAGATTCAAAGAAAGTATAGAGTGGGTGTGTTTGACTTTAATATTGAAAATTATGTAAAAGATGATATTATAAAATTTGAAAAAGCTTTTTATGTATTTTTAAATGATAAAATAATAAAAATTTAA
- a CDS encoding Nramp family divalent metal transporter, which produces MKKRKLHTPKHTALDFIKYIGPGLLVTVGFIDPGNWAANVSAGASYGYKLLWVVTLSTIMLIILQHNAAHLGIASGYCLAEASTIYLNKYLSNFILSTAILSAISTAMAEILGACIALKMLFNIPIKIGIFLIVPLILIMLLTNSYKKLERWIIAFVSLIGLSFVFELFLVDISLNQTFKGVFIPNIPNGSLVIIMSILGSVVMPHNLFLHSEVIQSRQWNKEDEIVIKHQLKYEFYDTLFSMLIGWAINSSMIIISASVFYKNHIVVSNLEQAQLLLKPYAGNLSSLIFAISLLLAGIASCITAGISGGSIFSGIFKEPYDIKDIHSKIGVLLTLVPAGLIILFINNPFNGLIISQMLLSIQLPITILLQIYLTSSKKVMGKFKNSKVDNILLVIVAFIVIGLNIYLLLDSIL; this is translated from the coding sequence ATGAAGAAAAGAAAATTACATACACCAAAACATACTGCACTTGATTTTATTAAATATATTGGACCAGGACTTTTAGTAACAGTCGGTTTTATTGACCCAGGAAATTGGGCTGCTAATGTATCAGCAGGAGCATCTTATGGATATAAACTATTATGGGTTGTTACTCTTTCTACTATAATGTTAATCATATTACAACACAATGCGGCACATCTTGGTATAGCTTCTGGTTATTGTTTAGCTGAAGCCTCTACAATTTATCTCAATAAATATCTTTCCAATTTTATTTTATCAACAGCTATTCTTTCTGCTATATCTACAGCTATGGCAGAAATACTTGGTGCGTGCATTGCATTAAAAATGCTTTTTAATATACCAATAAAGATAGGTATTTTTTTAATAGTCCCTCTTATTCTTATTATGTTACTTACAAATTCATATAAAAAATTAGAAAGATGGATTATTGCTTTTGTTTCACTTATTGGACTCTCATTTGTGTTTGAACTATTTCTTGTAGATATTTCATTGAATCAAACTTTTAAAGGTGTGTTTATCCCTAACATCCCAAATGGTTCTTTAGTAATTATTATGAGTATTTTGGGAAGTGTTGTAATGCCCCACAATTTATTTTTACACTCTGAAGTTATACAGAGCCGTCAATGGAATAAAGAAGATGAAATAGTAATAAAGCATCAATTAAAATACGAGTTTTACGATACTCTTTTTTCAATGTTAATCGGCTGGGCAATAAACAGTAGTATGATAATAATTTCAGCATCTGTTTTTTATAAAAATCATATTGTTGTTTCAAATTTAGAACAAGCTCAATTGCTATTAAAACCTTATGCAGGAAATTTATCTTCATTAATTTTTGCCATATCACTACTCTTAGCAGGTATTGCGTCATGTATAACTGCAGGTATTAGTGGTGGTTCAATATTCTCTGGTATTTTTAAAGAACCGTATGATATCAAGGACATTCATTCAAAAATAGGTGTTTTATTAACTTTAGTCCCTGCTGGACTAATAATACTCTTTATTAATAATCCATTTAATGGATTAATTATTTCTCAAATGCTACTAAGTATTCAATTACCTATAACAATATTGCTTCAAATATATTTAACATCCTCAAAAAAAGTTATGGGTAAATTTAAAAATTCAAAAGTTGATAATATACTCCTTGTTATTGTTGCTTTTATAGTTATCGGATTAAATATTTATCTACTTTTAGATAGCATCTTGTGA
- a CDS encoding ATP-binding protein, with amino-acid sequence MKIQIRIFLSMIILILFIFLFFGFLFYSNYKEQLIQQIIDENITISKMIELVYEKNTKEVFSISQVRSFFSKHGFKWMDDYIVIISHDRSIEFSNKQLTNEGRLKIINLYNKYLDQFGYFNLVDYLNEDKKLFTLYKNDKIDSFDVLIISDLSVITNFEKKFLYILIQSIIISLIMSIVIAALMSRNLIKNIIKLRNAIIEAKNLNFEKKVDVKSKDEIGIIAEEYNKLIDKINLYNESQKRFLQNVSHELKTPLTSIRGYAEMIKTETDNSVHIDGLNVIIRQVDKLKNIINQIINLSKIESLKEVFRFEQVDLNDLIFDVLINIEGIIFLKDIEVTFNPKDKIFIYADKEKFSEAIINILSNCIRYAKSRIDIDVQVINGKFNLKIIDDGPGFLDKDVDKIFERFYKGSRGESGLGLSISKTIIEKHNMEIKAENNKNGGALFVIIGKVIAVSN; translated from the coding sequence ATGAAGATACAAATTAGAATATTCCTTTCAATGATTATTCTAATATTATTTATATTTTTATTTTTCGGCTTTTTATTTTATTCTAATTACAAAGAACAACTGATACAACAGATTATCGATGAAAATATAACAATATCTAAAATGATTGAATTAGTATATGAAAAAAACACAAAGGAAGTTTTTTCTATATCACAAGTGAGGAGTTTTTTTTCAAAGCATGGATTTAAGTGGATGGATGATTATATAGTTATTATAAGTCATGATAGAAGTATTGAGTTCTCCAATAAGCAACTAACTAATGAAGGAAGATTAAAAATAATAAATTTATACAACAAATATCTTGACCAATTTGGATACTTTAATTTAGTTGATTATCTTAATGAAGATAAAAAATTATTTACACTTTACAAAAATGATAAAATAGATTCTTTTGATGTTTTGATAATAAGTGATCTATCAGTAATTACAAACTTTGAAAAGAAGTTTTTATATATTCTTATTCAATCAATTATTATTTCATTAATTATGTCAATTGTTATTGCAGCTTTGATGTCAAGAAATCTTATAAAAAATATTATAAAATTAAGAAACGCAATAATTGAAGCAAAAAATCTGAATTTTGAAAAAAAGGTTGACGTAAAATCAAAGGATGAGATAGGTATTATTGCAGAGGAATATAACAAATTAATTGATAAGATAAATTTATATAATGAGTCCCAAAAAAGATTTTTACAAAATGTTTCACATGAGTTAAAAACCCCTCTTACTTCAATAAGAGGGTATGCTGAAATGATAAAAACAGAAACAGATAATTCAGTTCATATAGATGGTCTAAATGTTATTATAAGGCAAGTAGATAAATTAAAAAATATTATTAATCAAATAATTAATCTTTCAAAAATTGAATCGCTTAAAGAAGTTTTTAGGTTTGAACAAGTTGATTTGAATGACCTAATTTTTGATGTATTAATAAATATTGAAGGTATAATTTTCTTGAAAGATATTGAAGTAACATTTAACCCGAAGGATAAAATTTTTATCTATGCTGACAAAGAAAAGTTTTCAGAAGCAATAATAAATATTCTTAGTAATTGTATAAGGTATGCAAAATCAAGGATTGATATTGATGTACAGGTAATTAATGGTAAATTTAATTTAAAAATTATTGATGATGGTCCTGGTTTTTTAGATAAAGATGTTGATAAGATATTCGAAAGGTTTTATAAAGGTTCAAGAGGTGAAAGTGGATTAGGTTTATCAATATCAAAAACAATTATTGAAAAGCACAATATGGAAATAAAAGCTGAAAACAATAAAAATGGTGGAGCATTATTCGTAATAATAGGTAAAGTTATAGCGGTAAGTAATTAG
- a CDS encoding DUF6485 family protein, which produces MECVVNKNLNICTCTYSSCSRRGKCCECLHYHRKNGELPACYFSKEAEKTYDRSIENFIKDYKNR; this is translated from the coding sequence TTGGAGTGTGTTGTTAATAAAAATCTAAATATTTGCACATGCACATATTCATCTTGTTCACGTAGGGGAAAATGTTGTGAGTGTTTACATTATCACAGAAAAAATGGTGAACTTCCTGCATGCTACTTTTCAAAAGAGGCAGAGAAAACATATGATAGATCTATCGAAAACTTTATAAAGGATTATAAAAATAGATAG
- a CDS encoding response regulator transcription factor yields MYKHIIYIVDDEKEILNFVSTFLSQRGYIVKCFENASSFLITFYKEQPDLVILDIMLPDVDGYEVLRELRKTSQVPVIMLSAKSEEFDKVLGLELGSDDYMSKPFSLAELEARIRKTLRRTSGDIKKPNDESIEIKGLEIDQKKKVVNYIGEELNFTPKEYEVFYLLYSERDKVLKRSFILENVWGDPSLYDERMVDDVIKRIRKKLNAQNVPIEIKTMWGLGYRLEEKKDEDTN; encoded by the coding sequence ATGTATAAACATATTATATATATAGTTGATGATGAAAAGGAAATTCTTAATTTTGTAAGCACTTTTTTATCTCAAAGAGGCTATATAGTTAAATGCTTTGAAAATGCATCCTCATTTTTAATTACTTTTTATAAAGAACAGCCAGATTTAGTGATTCTTGATATTATGCTACCTGATGTTGATGGATATGAGGTCTTAAGAGAACTTAGGAAAACAAGCCAAGTCCCAGTTATTATGCTTTCAGCAAAAAGTGAGGAATTTGATAAAGTTTTGGGGCTTGAATTAGGAAGTGACGATTATATGTCAAAGCCATTCTCCTTAGCAGAATTAGAAGCACGTATTAGAAAAACATTGAGAAGAACAAGTGGTGATATTAAAAAGCCAAATGATGAAAGCATAGAAATAAAAGGTTTGGAGATTGATCAAAAAAAGAAAGTAGTTAATTACATAGGTGAGGAACTAAATTTTACTCCAAAAGAATATGAAGTGTTTTATTTATTATATTCTGAAAGGGATAAGGTTCTCAAAAGAAGCTTTATATTAGAGAACGTCTGGGGAGATCCATCGCTTTATGATGAAAGAATGGTTGATGATGTTATCAAAAGAATAAGGAAAAAATTAAATGCTCAGAATGTTCCTATAGAAATAAAGACAATGTGGGGACTAGGGTATAGACTTGAGGAGAAAAAAGATGAAGATACAAATTAG
- a CDS encoding glycoside hydrolase family 2 protein — MTQIPRQEYPRPNFKREQWMNLNGEWEFEFDDNNLGEKERWFKGKSFSKRIIVPFTYETKLSGINIQEGHNYVWYKRTFSIPKDWEGKNIILNFGAVDYKAKIWVNEQYLGSHVGGYTPFSFDITNYIDHNRENTVYVKAEDEWENKEQARGKQSWIESTFACWYTRTTGIWQTVWLEPVDERCIANVKMKSVVNKGMIDIEANLNFVDEEISLQTDIYYKGEFITSTVVRCTSQKLRFSINVYSKKVSEWGLMLWHPDHPNLYDIEFKIIDNNGKVYDDVKSYFGMREIRVIDGKVLLNGEPIYQRLILDQGYWPDSNITPPDEESIIYDIKMTKEFGFNGVRKHQKAEDPLFLYWADRLGLLVWGEMASFYEFSDTAMKAYMQEWQEVIERDYNHPCIITWTPFNESWGIPNVVINKDEQDYTVAVVNMIRALDTTRPVVSNDGWEHTDTDLLTIHDYEQDAKVIEKKYSSKEDVISRSPIWKRLFAQGYTYKGQPILLTEYGGIAYATSNGWGYGKSAESEEEFIERFKALHDKIKSLDYICGYCYTQLTDVQQEINGLMTYDRKPKVDTQKIRNILKP, encoded by the coding sequence ATGACACAGATACCACGACAAGAATATCCACGACCAAATTTTAAAAGAGAACAATGGATGAATTTAAATGGAGAATGGGAATTTGAGTTTGATGACAATAATTTAGGTGAAAAAGAGAGATGGTTTAAAGGTAAAAGTTTTTCAAAAAGAATAATAGTTCCATTTACCTATGAAACAAAGTTAAGTGGCATAAATATACAAGAAGGGCACAATTATGTTTGGTACAAAAGAACATTTAGCATACCAAAAGATTGGGAAGGGAAAAACATAATACTTAATTTTGGGGCAGTAGATTATAAAGCTAAGATATGGGTAAATGAACAATACTTAGGAAGTCATGTAGGAGGGTACACTCCATTTAGTTTTGATATAACAAATTATATAGACCATAATAGAGAAAATACTGTTTATGTAAAAGCAGAAGATGAATGGGAAAACAAAGAACAAGCAAGAGGTAAACAGTCATGGATTGAATCTACTTTTGCATGTTGGTATACAAGAACTACCGGAATATGGCAGACAGTATGGCTTGAACCAGTAGATGAGAGATGTATTGCAAATGTAAAAATGAAATCGGTTGTAAATAAAGGAATGATAGATATTGAGGCTAACCTTAATTTTGTTGATGAAGAAATTAGTCTTCAAACTGATATTTATTACAAAGGAGAATTTATAACATCAACAGTTGTAAGGTGTACAAGTCAAAAGCTTAGATTTTCGATAAATGTATATAGTAAAAAAGTATCAGAATGGGGCCTTATGTTATGGCATCCAGATCATCCTAACCTATATGATATTGAATTTAAGATAATTGATAACAATGGTAAGGTTTATGATGATGTAAAGAGCTATTTTGGTATGCGAGAGATAAGAGTTATTGATGGGAAGGTATTGTTAAATGGTGAACCAATCTATCAAAGATTAATTCTTGATCAAGGATATTGGCCAGATTCAAATATAACACCACCAGATGAAGAAAGTATTATATATGATATAAAGATGACAAAGGAATTTGGATTTAACGGTGTTAGGAAACATCAAAAGGCAGAAGACCCACTTTTTCTTTATTGGGCAGATAGATTAGGCTTATTAGTTTGGGGTGAAATGGCATCATTCTATGAATTTAGCGATACAGCAATGAAAGCATATATGCAAGAATGGCAAGAGGTAATTGAAAGAGATTATAATCATCCTTGTATTATAACGTGGACACCATTTAATGAATCATGGGGGATACCTAATGTTGTAATTAATAAAGATGAACAAGATTATACTGTTGCAGTTGTTAATATGATTCGAGCCTTAGATACCACAAGACCAGTTGTATCAAATGATGGATGGGAGCATACAGATACAGATTTGTTAACAATACATGATTATGAACAAGATGCTAAAGTAATAGAAAAGAAGTATTCTTCAAAAGAAGATGTTATCTCAAGAAGCCCTATATGGAAAAGATTATTTGCCCAAGGTTACACATATAAAGGCCAGCCAATATTATTAACCGAATATGGTGGAATAGCATATGCAACATCAAATGGATGGGGTTATGGGAAATCAGCAGAATCAGAAGAGGAGTTTATAGAAAGATTTAAAGCTCTGCATGATAAAATAAAGTCATTAGACTATATTTGTGGATACTGTTATACACAGCTTACAGATGTTCAACAAGAGATAAATGGACTTATGACCTATGATAGAAAACCAAAAGTAGACACTCAAAAGATTAGAAATATTTTAAAACCATAA
- a CDS encoding aminopeptidase, producing the protein MREESYMSQTEGQKLFEELSLKNKNAWDTIDEEQKEKLYKIANDYKTFLNECKTERETVDYIVKLAKQHGFKDYHSYDKMCEGDKVYFVNKGKNIILAVIGKEPLNQGINLIGAHIDSPRLDLKPKPVYESNDLAFLKTHYYGGIKKFHWVNVPLAIHGVVVKSDGTTVNIKIGEDENDPIFYITDLLIHLSSEQMQKKASEVIPAENLNILIGSIPYPDKEVKERVKLNILKILSDYYGICEEDLISAEIEIVPAAKARDVGFDRGLVGAYGQDDRVCAYLAMKALFDLEDVPQKTSVVFLVDKEEIGSVGITSAEANFLDNSIVRILKLTGRYTDLFDLYECYENSNALSADVAGAVDPNHEGVFDKLNASFVGKGVTIEKYTGVRGKYSGSDANAEYVGKVRNFLNKHNICWQTGLLGKVDQGGGGTIALFIARKMINVIDSGVPVLSMHSTFEITSKVDIYMAYRFYKEFLREF; encoded by the coding sequence ATTAGGGAGGAAAGTTATATGAGTCAAACTGAAGGTCAAAAACTCTTTGAGGAACTTAGCCTAAAAAATAAAAATGCTTGGGACACAATTGATGAAGAGCAAAAAGAAAAGCTTTATAAAATTGCTAATGATTATAAGACATTTTTAAATGAATGTAAAACAGAAAGAGAAACAGTTGATTATATTGTTAAATTAGCTAAGCAGCACGGTTTTAAAGACTATCATTCATATGATAAGATGTGTGAAGGAGATAAGGTTTATTTTGTTAACAAAGGTAAAAATATTATTCTTGCTGTCATTGGAAAAGAGCCGCTTAATCAAGGTATTAATTTAATTGGTGCACATATTGATTCACCAAGACTTGATTTGAAGCCAAAGCCAGTTTATGAGTCTAATGATTTAGCTTTTTTAAAAACCCATTACTATGGTGGAATAAAAAAATTTCATTGGGTAAATGTTCCTTTAGCTATTCATGGCGTTGTTGTAAAATCTGATGGAACCACTGTTAATATAAAGATTGGCGAAGATGAAAATGATCCTATATTTTATATAACCGACTTATTAATTCATTTATCATCTGAACAAATGCAAAAGAAGGCATCAGAAGTTATTCCGGCTGAAAATTTAAATATTTTAATAGGCTCAATTCCTTATCCAGATAAAGAGGTTAAGGAAAGAGTAAAGCTTAACATACTAAAAATACTATCAGATTATTATGGTATTTGTGAAGAGGATCTTATTTCAGCAGAAATTGAAATAGTTCCTGCAGCAAAAGCAAGGGATGTTGGATTTGATAGAGGCCTTGTTGGTGCATATGGGCAGGATGATAGAGTCTGTGCATATTTAGCAATGAAAGCTCTTTTTGATTTAGAAGATGTTCCACAAAAGACATCAGTTGTATTTCTTGTTGACAAAGAAGAGATAGGTAGTGTTGGTATCACAAGTGCAGAAGCCAATTTCTTAGATAATTCAATTGTCAGAATATTAAAGCTAACAGGAAGATATACTGATTTATTTGATTTATATGAATGCTACGAAAATTCAAACGCACTTTCAGCAGATGTAGCAGGAGCTGTTGATCCTAACCATGAAGGCGTTTTTGATAAACTTAATGCGTCTTTTGTAGGTAAGGGTGTTACAATAGAAAAATATACAGGCGTTAGAGGCAAATATAGTGGCTCAGATGCTAATGCAGAATATGTAGGCAAAGTTAGAAACTTTTTAAACAAACACAATATATGTTGGCAGACAGGTCTTCTTGGTAAGGTTGACCAAGGTGGCGGTGGAACAATAGCACTCTTTATAGCAAGAAAAATGATAAATGTAATTGATTCTGGTGTTCCAGTTTTATCAATGCATTCAACATTTGAAATTACAAGTAAGGTAGATATATATATGGCTTATAGATTTTATAAAGAATTTTTAAGGGAGTTTTAA
- a CDS encoding class I SAM-dependent methyltransferase, with protein sequence MSKNIEKAKRLDSDERKKILNPDQILPLFNISRGKILADIGCGTGYFSIPIAKMIGEEGKVFAIDVDNDMLLVLSEKVAKEGINNIEFILSKEYNFIIEDDIADYALIANVLHEIEDKRRFLDEAKRILKSNGVLFIIEWQKKETTFGPRFEERIDIDECINLLKTCGFSDCNFYVINDYFYLVKCFK encoded by the coding sequence GTGTCAAAAAATATTGAAAAAGCTAAAAGATTAGATTCTGATGAAAGGAAAAAGATATTAAATCCAGATCAAATTCTACCATTATTTAATATTTCTAGAGGTAAGATACTAGCTGATATAGGATGTGGAACGGGATATTTTTCAATTCCTATAGCAAAAATGATAGGGGAAGAAGGAAAAGTTTTTGCTATTGATGTAGATAATGATATGTTATTGGTGTTATCAGAAAAAGTAGCTAAAGAAGGTATAAATAACATAGAATTTATTCTTTCTAAAGAGTATAATTTTATTATAGAAGATGATATAGCTGATTATGCACTAATTGCTAATGTTTTGCATGAAATCGAAGATAAAAGAAGATTTTTAGATGAAGCAAAAAGAATTCTCAAAAGTAATGGAGTATTGTTTATTATAGAATGGCAGAAAAAAGAAACAACATTTGGACCACGTTTTGAAGAAAGAATTGATATTGATGAATGTATTAATTTATTAAAAACATGTGGTTTTTCAGATTGTAATTTTTATGTTATCAATGATTATTTTTATTTGGTTAAATGCTTTAAATAG
- a CDS encoding HD-GYP domain-containing protein, whose amino-acid sequence MKIEVGNLLSAISIVLDIAEGRIQHATKTAYTALRISQKLNIDESFKKKIYYASFLHDIGISLSTSQFYKAHVDFSLAKSHSEIGYEVVKKLPLDEDISELVRYHHEAFNGQGPFGLSNGDIPFGSQIITLADQLEIYYDKSIPYYLQVNEIEEWIVKNRGVIFNPDIVDAFLEISSTDKFWLDFENSNLRYIINDIAPKGELYFDLEKMSQFAQAMSIIIDKKSSFTNEHSINLQSIAYKIVKDYGFDYETCEKVKIAAYLHDIGKLVVPNEILDKPGNLTKEEFNIIKSHSYYTKIILNQIPPFNGEIAEWAANHHEKVDGSGYPERLDGKSLSLLDRIIGISDVYQALTEDRPYRKGMPQSKAFEIIHDMVKNNKFYSEEFELLKKAVS is encoded by the coding sequence ATGAAAATTGAAGTAGGAAACCTCCTTTCAGCAATATCAATAGTTTTGGATATTGCTGAAGGAAGAATTCAACATGCAACAAAAACTGCATATACAGCACTTAGAATTTCTCAAAAATTGAATATTGATGAATCGTTCAAAAAAAAGATCTATTATGCTTCTTTTCTACATGATATTGGTATTAGTTTATCTACGTCTCAATTTTATAAAGCTCATGTTGATTTTAGCTTAGCTAAAAGTCATAGTGAAATTGGATATGAGGTTGTTAAAAAATTACCTCTTGACGAAGATATCTCAGAGTTAGTTAGATATCACCACGAAGCCTTTAATGGACAAGGACCATTTGGTTTATCTAATGGTGATATACCATTTGGTTCTCAGATTATAACTTTAGCTGATCAATTAGAAATATATTATGATAAAAGTATTCCATATTACTTACAGGTTAATGAGATTGAAGAATGGATTGTGAAGAATAGAGGAGTTATATTTAATCCTGATATTGTAGATGCTTTTTTGGAAATTTCGTCTACAGATAAGTTTTGGCTTGACTTTGAAAATTCCAATTTAAGATATATAATAAATGACATTGCACCCAAAGGTGAGTTATATTTTGATTTAGAGAAAATGTCTCAATTTGCTCAAGCTATGTCAATAATTATTGATAAAAAAAGTTCATTTACAAATGAGCATTCAATAAATTTACAAAGTATTGCATATAAAATTGTTAAGGATTATGGTTTTGATTATGAAACATGTGAAAAAGTAAAAATTGCAGCATATTTACATGATATCGGTAAATTAGTTGTTCCAAATGAGATTTTAGACAAACCGGGTAACCTAACAAAAGAGGAATTTAATATTATCAAGTCGCATTCTTATTATACAAAAATAATTCTTAATCAGATTCCACCGTTTAATGGTGAAATAGCTGAATGGGCGGCAAATCATCACGAAAAGGTTGATGGAAGTGGATATCCTGAAAGGCTTGATGGTAAAAGTCTTAGCCTTTTAGACAGAATTATTGGAATTTCTGATGTGTACCAAGCCTTAACAGAGGATAGACCTTATAGAAAGGGGATGCCTCAAAGCAAAGCATTTGAAATAATACATGATATGGTAAAAAATAATAAATTTTATAGTGAGGAATTCGAACTATTGAAAAAAGCGGTAAGCTAA